CACAAGCCCTGGCTCGACCCACACGAGCAACGCAATCTCCGAACCAATCATACCTTTTGAATTTTAACTAAAAGGCGTTGGGCATTGAAACTCAAGATCTCCAGAAGATCACTGAAACTCGATTACATTGAGCAATCACTGCTTGGTACCTgatcaaccttcttgacctccccAATATCAGTTTTGGTCTAGGCTTCCACAGTAGGTGAAGAGGTGGAACTGCCAGATATCTGTAGCCAACGATGTACGGAAGGTAAGCATTTTGGAGGCACGCTCACGTGACAAATCAGCCATCTAGTCTGGTAACGCCGTGTTCACTTGCATTTCCAACACCACCTCGCTCTAGAGTCATCGGTAACCAGCCGCTTGACTTCCTACATACTCGTTCCTACCCGAGTCTCTCTACTTTACCGCAATGTCTACACTCGAACTGCCAGTGCGCTCAGTGTAACAGACTACCAGAGGATATCTGACGACATCTCAGCAATTCCGAAAAGCGATCGCTCCATGTCCAACACTACGAAGCGGGAAATGGCTAATGATTTCGGTGCCGCTAGGAGGCTCTTTCAACCTGCTTTTCTGGTGGCTATGGCCTCCGCGCCGCCATCCACTTTTATGTGCCCTAGAAGTTTCTAAAGTACAGCACTCCGGAAGGCATTACGGTTACTTCGGGGTGCGAGGACTAGAAGTCACGAAAGGAGCCTGGGTTTGTGACCGGACTGGTTGAATAAATGAAAAGCAGGCACACGAAAGACAAGAAACCATGACTTCGGCCCAGAGTTGTCAGCATGTTGAAGTTGGACGTGTTGGCGTGAGACCGCTTGAGCTGCGTCAACGCCAATTTGTCCCACAGCCTATACTGGCACGTCCAACAGGACCTGGTGTCCGATGTGTGATGCTTGGCAATTAGAGTTCATAGGACCTGAGCATTGTCATGCTATCACCTTTTGATGGAGGAACAGAGAAGTACTCAAAACACGTTGGTGATTTCCATATAAGTTAACTTTCCGTACAAACAATCGCGGCCACTAAGCTCGAGACCAAGCTCGATAAAATGCATAAAGTGCCTACCTACCAAATCAACGCGTCCTCACCCACTACCTTGCTTATCGCGAGCCGTGTTTCGCCTCCTTCTAGCATCCTCTAGCATCCCGTACTCTGGCTCCAGCTTCGCGAGCCTGCGGCTTGCCCGCTTCTTCATATACATCTTGCGCTGCCTATTGTGGCGTTGGGGTTCTGTTCGTGGCGAGGCTTCCGCTTGCGTCGATGTGTCCTTAGTGATCCGACAGCCGCAAGTTTTGTGAAGAGTGCCCTCGGGATGAGGGAAAACAGCGGAAGGGCTTGCACCAAAAGCCGTCCGCTGTATTTCCTTACCCTCTAGAGTGCCTCTCGCTGGTTGAggtgttgttgctgtcgACTGCGCCACTGCTTCCCGCATGTGAGTTCCTGGGGCATCACCTGTCCCGCCTGTTGCTCGCGGCTGCCGTAATTTTGACACTTTGTCTCTTAGGTCAACACCGTACTTGTGACCGAGGTAGTTGTGGCCGAAACAAGTTATTTCCAACATGTGGGACCTATGATACCTTTCCGCCTGATCTTCAGGTGACAGTTGACGGTCAGTTCTATCTGCCAATTCTATTGATCTTCTAATGGCCCTTTCTAGAGCCTCACGGTCTCTCTGTTCTTCGCCCTCAATGCTGTCCAACTCTTCTGCACATGATGCAGCATCGCCCTTAGCATCAGACAGCAGGGCCTCTCGCCGTCGCCGGCGGGAGATGCGACCGTAGGTACCTTTACGCCAGAGATCCCATACGCCAAAATTCCATGAATAAAAATCGTATCGACCCTGTGGCCGTTCGGGAGGCTGCGATCCGTAGAAGCAATTCCAAGCGTCATGCTTCGAATAGCTGGCCGAAGCGGCTACTTCTTCCGGGGTTACATGCTTGTTGAAGTAACCAAACCCTCTTGGCGCGGGATTATTCCGTGACCATTCAAGAAAGGCCACGTCCGCTTCATACACAGCAATGATCTCTTCCTGCGTCCAGCCCTTCTTGGGAAGGTTGATATGGTCCCGGATGTTGTCTTTTTCAAGCCGCCACCGATCAGCATCACATCCTTCAAAGCTTTCCATTAGCTCGCGTTTCTCGCGGGCTTGCCTGTTACCCGGCTCGTCTTCACGTCGCCACCTAGCTCTGTCTATGATTTCCTCCCTTAGGAAGAACCTTTGGAAGTGATAATTCTCCTCAGTTAAGTCCCAATGCGCTCGCAGGAACTCTATTCGCTCCCATGGGTCTGCCGGGATAAGAAATTTGCGCAACTCTGGTCTGTCGCTGGGAGGTGTCGGAGGTGCTGGGGGTGGGGAAGGACTACGTGGAAGACCTAGCTGGTTGTTGGACATTCGAGCCCACAAACGCTTCCAGCCTTCGTCTCCGAGGTCGCCTACAAGATTGTCTCCCTGAGAGTATGGTCTGAAAGGCCGCCCTTCAGCCTGATGCTCTATCACCCTCAGAGCTTGCTGGCGCGCTATGTACACTGGTTCGTCCTTATCATGGGGATTCCTTTCTTCGAGCATAACGTTCCGCAATTGGTACCACTCTTCGCCGAAGTGCTTTCTACCCCAAGCAGAATAGGTTTCAGAGTCATAGGGTTCTGGCTCGGGCGTCCACGGCATCCGTGCATCAAAATCGTATGTATCAGGATCGTAAGTTCGTGGCACCAACATCTCTCTACCTAGTACTGATGCAGAGTACATATCTCTCTCCTCGTTTTGCAGATTGTCAGCCGGGTGGACAATGtcgttgaggttgttgatgctaGATGGAGGATACACATCGTCAGAGGCGGCCTCAACAGATGGAGAAAGTGTTGACATATTGTTGAGTCGGCGCTTGGTAATTTTTTGCGGATCCATCGAAATGATAATAGACGCCAAAACGACTCGTAAGATTTAgagaatagtaaaaggaaagtatGTTGCTGGGGTTAGGTTGAGGGGATGGTGAaggggaggatgaagaatatTAATAGACGAGTCAAGGAAGATGGCAACGGATGGGAAAGGGGATATCAATGGTCGGTAACCTGAGGGAGATAACAAAGGGTGGAACAAAGGATGGAACAAAGGATGTTGCTGGCGAGTCATTCATACGCCTCTGGAAGTGAGCCATCAGGATATCTAGCTTTTCAGCCAACAGGAAGTCATTAGGTAACAGTGAGAGCGATTGTTTATTGGtgttctttgcttttgtgcCCTGGGGGCTGAGGCCTCTTTTAACCTCCCAACTTTACCACAGTTGCTGGCGTATGACAAGGAAATTGGGTCAGGTCAAATTGCGAAGGTTGGTAACCCTAGATAACTTCAGGCAGCGTAATAAGACTCCAATTCACCATGACAGTTGCTGGCGAGGGAGGCGGTGTAGATCCTATTGTGGTGCATACTCATCCCAGCCGACAAACAGGCTAAGGTAACTTGgaataaatttaggatatctttactaagtttaggatatctttgCTGAGCTTATTTTTGGCACCCTTATTTGGGTCTGACTTTTCTTGCCGCAAAGGACGAAGTGGTGAAGGATATGGAACAAAGAAGGTTTATTGATAGGTGGTAAGTTCAATTAGGATAGTGAAGAATGTGGAACAAAGGATGTTTGCCTGCCTAGGAAAGTGATTATTCAATGGCAGGCGCCATATTCCTCTATGTAGATCTCAAccgcttgagcttctcattctaatttcatcttctcatcaagcatTTCGAAGATGCACACCGACCAGGCGGTCTTCTATCTCGCCCCGGCGAACGAATTTGCTTTGGACATCGTTCGACATCCTGAAAATAGCAACCGAAGATGCCAGGACCCTAGAGACCCAAAGAAGCTATGCCTGCGAATTGGATTGGACCAAGAGTCCAAGAGCCCACCGTATCTCGTCAGTTTCGGTAGACGAGACCATAACGATGTCATCCTGGATAAGTACTTTCCAAGAACCGATCAGTGCTATTTCGAGTTTAATAAGGAAAGTGGAGAGCTTCTGCTTCACGACATATCGAAAGCTGGTGATACGCAACTCGCTGAGATCGGAAGGATCATCGAAAAAGATGAAACTCGATCTATAGAGATAGAGAAGAAGTCAGGCTCTTTCGAAATAACGAAGGCCCCTCGGCAATGTGTCGTGCTTCTCGGGCCTGACTTATACCAAGATCGCATCGAATGGTTATTCAAGATCCGTGACGCCGAGTTTCTATTGATCCCAGGGCCAACACAACTGATAGAGGAGAAGTTGGCGTTCGCTAGAAACACCAACAATGATGAGGCACTCGAAAGGACTTTGCAGGCACGCCGTACGCTCGATCTGCAACCCGACGGATCGCTAGCTCTTGAACTCCGGAGTACCTATTTCCGAGCCTTGCCCAAGCAGGAAAATGACAAGTTGATACGATTCAGAAAGCTCAAACTGCTTGGAAGTGGCGGTCAAGCTGAAGTGTACAAGGTTGTCGATATGTATACTGGTACGCACTACGCTTGCAAAATCATCAACGTGGGGAAAATGGCGGCTGAATGGAAGATTGCTACCGGGAAAGATTATCGGATAAGACTGAAACGGGAGGTAGAAATGCTCCGTAATCTGACGCATGTAAGCTCTCTATTCCAAATCTCCATGCTTGCCTCACGCTAATCAAGTCAGCCTCATATCGTGCCATACACGCACACCCAGAATTCGGAATTCAGCCCCTATTTCGAAATATTCATGCCTATCTATAAAGGCAGCCTCCTCGATCTACTGCGAGAGCCCAGAGAACAGGGACTAGAGGAATTACAAGCCATAGTCTGCCAAATGCTATATCAGATGTTTCAGGCACTGGACTTCATTCATTCTCGTGATCCGCCAATCATACATCGAGACATCAAGCCGCAAAACATCCTGTACCACGACGACAACTTCTTTTTGACAGACTTTGGGATCGCCAAAGCTGTCGATACATCAAAGACTTTTATTGGATCGAGACCGTATATGGCGCCTGAAGTTAGGGAGAACAGACAGCACACGCCCAAAATTGACATATGGGCGCTCGGTGTGACAGTGGTGAAGTGTTTAGAGAAACATGAAGACTTCGAGGAACAAGCGAAAGGGGAGCAGTGGTACGAGTACCTCCAGACGAGCCTGAACCGACATGGCTTTTCTTTCGTATCTATGGTCAGCGTCAAAACCGATGGGCGTCCAACGGCTCACGACCTATTACAACACTGGTCGACCGATGCCAGCTTGGGTTCAGCAGTGCCGTCGCTTTCGCCCGGAACAACAGCGAGAGGCTCTGCACCACCTATCCTCACGGACCGGGCACAAACGGTATCCACGACGCTCGCCCAGCCCATGACACACGATGAGAGCTTGCAGCTATTGCAACCTAAGGCGGCGGTAATTGCATCGCTTAGCGTGCCTCCCAGTCCGCCGGCACAGCCAGGAACCGGACACGGAGAATCTGGCAAGTCTGCGAGGCCTGGCAAGCGTAAGAGGTCATTGCATGATGGGGATACACTGTCTCACTCCTCTCTGCTACCGGTACCGAAACGGTTTTGTAAGGCATAGGAGAGTTAGGCGTTATCCTCGGGGTCAGGAAACCGAGACCTAAATCTAGGATATCcaaaataatcttaataaaagataCCCTAATCTTAGTAAAGATGTCGTAAATTTATcctaaattacctaaatctttttattacttaggaTTAAAACCTTGGGGGTTTTTCCCTTCCCTACCTAGGCAGGCTAAGGTATATAAGTACCTAATGATGCTTTGACCGTAGTACCAACAGCCCTTGGTGAAATATGTGTTGGCAATAGCTTGATGCTAATGTTTCCCGAGGGGGGTGGTGAATTGCGAGGCCATACCTTGGGGCTTCGTTCTTGGTAGTTCTAAACCTGGTGTTTGGACAAGACTTTTGTTTGTCTGGTTGGTAGCTACCTGGGTGAGAaattatttctttcttgCACTGAAATGTTCTTGTATAACCAAAACTCGCCACTGTAAATTGACTGCGGGTTTACACTTGTGTATGTCTACGGGCGTTTGAATCCTATATGGCTGGCCGGAAAGTCATGCTTTGGAAGCAGTGACCCTTGTGGGTTACACAATATGTGAGACAGTACTTACGGATTGGCTCTGGGCTGATTTAGATGTGATGCTTGTCTTCTAACACGGCTGAGTGATGTAAGTTTGCAGTGATTGCGGGATGcaaccatcctcctcctcccccttcTAGCAGCGTTTTGCGCCTTAGTACCTTACTTGGGTAACTTGATCGCATACGTTTCGTCCAGTTTccaaataaataagatactCTCGAAGCTTAGGGCTCAGTTCTGCCACTCGTAACGCAAAACTCTCGACTGAAAAGTTCAACAACTGGCGCAAAGAAAAATGTCAGACTGGGTAGACAATGTCGATTTGAGCCCAGAAGGCCCGCGACATCTAGCCAAATGGTACGTGGGTGAGAATGCCTTCTCCGGATTGATCGAATGGACGACAGCGATGCCAGAGGCCTTGAAGCCGTGTCTGGCAGCGGTTACAGAGAGACTACCTACAGATGAGAACCGACCAGAAGAGGCTCGAACCCTGGTATTCGATCCCTTCATCGACCTTGGATTCAAGCGCGGCTTACTCTACAAGTGCGTTGAGCAGCCTACCAATCTGCGTGATGCCATCACACGCACCCCAAAGCCCTCCTCGCAACACAGGCGTGCCCTTGCCAGAACTATTGCGACGCAGGTCCGGTCCCTGTACGTCCACTTTCGGATTGATCACCCAGCTCTGCGGACCGAaagcttcgtcttcttcgttAATTCCGACCCAAATCTCAACACGCCCTATATTCTCGACTGGGCGCGACAAGCATCTCCCGAGATGTACCAACATCCTGAATACCAAGCCGGGAAACCTCTCTGGTCCGACCACGTCTGgtccttgatgatggtgctgTCTGAGATTGCTGACTGGAAGCCACTTAAAAAGGAAATTCAGGACCACGCCGAGTTACGCAGCAGGAAACTTGAGAGGAAGCGACTGGTGACAAGTCCCAGTTGGAAGGGTGCCATGACCGCGGAGCTCTTCCAGTTCGGCTTCGAATTTCTTGACAAGGATCGCAGCACACTTGAGGAGTACAGCCATTGGGAGGTCAAGCGCTTCTATGATGGATTGTGCAAGCTTCTGGACCCTTTGTGATATCCTGTCCAAGGAAGCAGGCGTGCTATCATCTCACCGCTATCCGCCTCAATAGTCACTGCCTGCTCTTTGTTTGTTTTTTAGATGTCTTAATGAATTGAGTCCACATATTTTCGATACTCGGGCACTGTACAGCCCGCTCCGACTGTTTCGCGCGTCGTCTTATCAGCAGAAGCTATAACATATCTGTTATACAAAATATAAGCCCTACTACCTTAGGCCCCTAGTGTAGGGTCCTTACACTTTTATACAGGCCTTTGGCACTGTGGTTTAGTTTGACAATATCACATTGGCCAACGTAtaggaggaaagaaaaccaGGACTTTGACCCGAAATGACAAAAACACTTGGGATAAACTTGCCTAATCTTAGTATATCTTTACTCAGTTTAGAATATCCTTTACTGGGTTTATCCCGACCCCTTATGTCAAGGACTGATATTTCCTTGCTCCCTGAGAATTTATtatccttttctcttctgttTTTTGTTAACGTTTTGTGTTTCAAGCGAGCATTATCAGACGGGCCCTTCTCAAACAGATATTTGCATTCAGCGGTGTTTCACATGATCTAGTGGATTACCTATACAAGTTCTGCCTTTTGTGCGCCCTACATGATCCAAATTCCACAATCCCCCAAGCCCTTCCTTCAGTTTCATCTATGTGCTACCTGTCCCATCCACCCTCTAACATCCCAGGCTGACAGCATTGGCGAACAGAGCATAGGTATCAGCGTGGTTGATGTTCTGCTCAGCAGTCAAGCTTTGGAGGAAGTTGTATCCATAACCACCATAGTCGGAAGTTCCCTTGATCTGGTTAAGATGGGTCATCTCGTGCAAGTTAGTGTTACCCTGGTCCTGACCATGGCAAGTTGAAGTGGTAGCAGGAAGACGCTCAAAGTACAGATCGCAGTAGGCCATGTAGTTTCCTCCAGGAACAGTATACGCAAGAACACCGTTCTGGCACGCGCCGTAAACATCGGTACAGTAGTATCTAGTGTCTCCAGCGTTGGTCGACCCACACTCGGCAGCGATCTTGGCAAAGACATCAGCGACTGTCGAGCGAGTCCCAGCGTCAGAGTTCTTGAAGTACTCTTCCACCTTCGCAGCAGGACCGTTGGAAGCAGCCTGCTGAGCAGCAGAAGCCTGTCTAGCACAGTTCGACAGGGCAGCTTGAGTGACCTGAAGCTTGCTGCCAGAACAATCACTCTGCACTTGAGCGCGCTTCTGGTGGAAAGCGGTGCGGACGGAGAAGGCCTGTGGACCGTCGACTTCGGCTTCGAGACGGTTGGAGTAGAAGGGAACTGAGCCGATCAACTCGGTGGAGTTCTCCTGGGCGAAGGATAGGGCGCCGGATGAGAGGACGCTGAACTTGCCGCCTGCGGAAAGATCGTGGAACTCGGCGATGTCGAATTCGACTTCATAGGAGTTGCCAGAGGGTATGCTCTGGAAGGCGGTGTCATCGAGCTGGGTGGTGTCGAGGGCGATGCGAACACCGTCAAAGGGGACAGTCTTTTTCTCTGTTGGGGGTCAGTATGTACAGCTTTGTGAGAAGGATGCCCAGATGAATGCAATGTCGGGGATGTGGCAGAGAATATTTCCCTACTGTGCTGGCGAGGGTTGAGTTCTATGGGCAGACTCAACCCTCAGCACCAAGCAGGCTACACATCTTACTCATGCCTCATATTCAGGAGTCTTACCAGCAGAGAAAACCTGAGCCCTCTCAACAGGAGCCGTATCAAGGAATGTTCcaaccttgagaagcttcaagTTGCTCTTCCCATTATTGGTGATAACAGCCTTGACCTTTGAGTTCCcttgcatcttcaactcaaCGTTCAAGGGAGTAGGAGCGCGCTTATCCACCAGGGGCGCAGCGACAGCCATAGAGGCGAGAGCAAGACCAGCAAGCAGCTTCATTTTGAACGATAGACCAGATCGAACGAATGTGATTTAAAAAGAgtgaagagaatgaaaaaaaaaaaaatgaaCGAATGAAGAAATGAAAGGGATGACTgctgtgaagaagatgaagacatgCTGAGGGACTCGAGGTATCGTGAATACTTATACGAATGTCGAGTTGATACCCTGCGACTCGTCTGGACTCGGGAGCAGGGGGCTTGCGACGATATTGATCCGTCCTGGTGTGGACCGATTCAGGGTTTCGTTTCGGGCATGTCAATATGTTTGACACGCGCCATTTCCGCTCTCCAATCTTGGCGATTCTCGAATTAATTGTCCGAAAATTGACTCCCAAGATCACCCCCACCTTCTCCTATCACCGTATGTTTATGCTATTTTCGCTATTTGAGTTTATCTTCCGATCTACACaattaactttaactttGGCAATTGACTCTGTCCGATGTAACAAAATCGAAGATCTCCcaagattaaaaaaggatCCAAGTCAGGTCCGGGCGTCATGCCCTTTCGAAACACACCATGTAGCATCGTCAGCTGGGATGAGAACGCCCCACAAGAGGATCGGTCAAGGCTATAAGAGATCGTCGTAAATCAAGGTTACGAGATTGGAAGGGTTGTTTGTGAATATATTAAAACAAGGTGATTCCCCGTTTGACTTGAGACGGCTTTGGGCCGTTGAGGAAGGAGATTGTGGTTTGTTATTTGACAGGCTGTTTCTATAGCGTTATGAGTTGAGATTATTGGATAGAGGTATTGTTTACGGATTTGAGTAGAAGAGTTGGGCATGATGGTGTATCAGATTGCTGACAGCATGTGATTTCCAGATGGTAATAATTGTTTCGATGGCAGCTATGATCGCCAACGCCCAACGAGCCGAAAACATTGCACCATACGATCACTCGGTAAACTGATAGATCTGATGGCAAAGAATCTCGAGACGTCTTGGCTTTCCACTACACTGCATGTCTCCCACCGTCTAAACAAGCCCCTCCGCACTACCACTTAAGCTTATACCGCAGCCTCCGATCATTTCCATTCTCATATCTGACAAGATTTGTCAGGATGATCGATTCATCTCCGGTCTAAGGGACCCATGATACTCGAAATAACGCACAGAGATCGGCACAGAGCATTGACTTCAAAATCTTTAGAGCATGTGCCAAATCTAAGTCAAACAAGCTTGCTTGGGCCAGTTTGAGAACATTACTTGCGTACTATGATGGAAGAGTTCTATTGGCAAGACGTTTCTCAATAGTTTTGAGGAGGATGCATTCTTGCATGTGAGT
The window above is part of the Fusarium musae strain F31 chromosome 6, whole genome shotgun sequence genome. Proteins encoded here:
- a CDS encoding hypothetical protein (EggNog:ENOG41), whose amino-acid sequence is MHTDQAVFYLAPANEFALDIVRHPENSNRRCQDPRDPKKLCLRIGLDQESKSPPYLVSFGRRDHNDVILDKYFPRTDQCYFEFNKESGELLLHDISKAGDTQLAEIGRIIEKDETRSIEIEKKSGSFEITKAPRQCVVLLGPDLYQDRIEWLFKIRDAEFLLIPGPTQLIEEKLAFARNTNNDEALERTLQARRTLDLQPDGSLALELRSTYFRALPKQENDKLIRFRKLKLLGSGGQAEVYKVVDMYTGTHYACKIINVGKMAAEWKIATGKDYRIRLKREVEMLRNLTHPHIVPYTHTQNSEFSPYFEIFMPIYKGSLLDLLREPREQGLEELQAIVCQMLYQMFQALDFIHSRDPPIIHRDIKPQNILYHDDNFFLTDFGIAKAVDTSKTFIGSRPYMAPEVRENRQHTPKIDIWALGVTVVKCLEKHEDFEEQAKGEQWYEYLQTSLNRHGFSFVSMVSVKTDGRPTAHDLLQHWSTDASLGSAVPSLSPGTTARGSAPPILTDRAQTVSTTLAQPMTHDESLQLLQPKAAVIASLSVPPSPPAQPGTGHGESGKSARPGKRKRSLHDGDTLSHSSLLPVPKRFCKA
- a CDS encoding hypothetical protein (EggNog:ENOG41), whose product is MSDWVDNVDLSPEGPRHLAKWYVGENAFSGLIEWTTAMPEALKPCLAAVTERLPTDENRPEEARTLVFDPFIDLGFKRGLLYKCVEQPTNLRDAITRTPKPSSQHRRALARTIATQVRSLYVHFRIDHPALRTESFVFFVNSDPNLNTPYILDWARQASPEMYQHPEYQAGKPLWSDHVWSLMMVLSEIADWKPLKKEIQDHAELRSRKLERKRLVTSPSWKGAMTAELFQFGFEFLDKDRSTLEEYSHWEVKRFYDGLCKLLDPL
- a CDS encoding hypothetical protein (EggNog:ENOG41~MEROPS:MER0001399), translated to MKLLAGLALASMAVAAPLVDKRAPTPLNVELKMQGNSKVKAVITNNGKSNLKLLKVGTFLDTAPVERAQVFSAEKKTVPFDGVRIALDTTQLDDTAFQSIPSGNSYEVEFDIAEFHDLSAGGKFSVLSSGALSFAQENSTELIGSVPFYSNRLEAEVDGPQAFSVRTAFHQKRAQVQSDCSGSKLQVTQAALSNCARQASAAQQAASNGPAAKVEEYFKNSDAGTRSTVADVFAKIAAECGSTNAGDTRYYCTDVYGACQNGVLAYTVPGGNYMAYCDLYFERLPATTSTCHGQDQGNTNLHEMTHLNQIKGTSDYGGYGYNFLQSLTAEQNINHADTYALFANAVSLGC